One Weissella ceti DNA window includes the following coding sequences:
- a CDS encoding ribose-phosphate diphosphokinase, with translation MESKLKVFGLSVSRELAEATVREMGIALGEVEIQTFSDGEIYERVLESIRGDDVFVISSISGEANDSFMEIMILIDALRRASARTINVVIPYYGYGRSDRKAKAREAITAKLLASLLEMNGVERVISIDFHADQIQGFFNIPVDLLRAAPLLAEYFVEHNLTDDLVVVSPDHTGAGRARRFADFLEAPWGVVNDNVARTNPSSPDAIVGEVAGRRAIIIDDIIDTGERMAITAKAVRENGATEVYVVATHAVFSNEAGARLGADDNVTKIIVTDTNAISDANRSDKLEVLSVAPVLGRAIHDIHEEISLDKLRIAQNDPDTFKLHK, from the coding sequence GTGGAGTCTAAATTAAAAGTCTTTGGTTTGTCCGTCAGCCGTGAACTAGCAGAAGCGACGGTACGCGAGATGGGAATTGCCTTAGGGGAAGTTGAAATTCAAACTTTTTCTGACGGTGAAATCTATGAACGTGTCTTGGAAAGTATCCGTGGAGACGATGTCTTTGTGATTTCATCAATTTCTGGTGAAGCCAATGATAGCTTCATGGAAATCATGATTTTAATTGATGCATTGCGCCGTGCCTCAGCACGCACAATCAACGTTGTGATCCCTTACTATGGTTACGGACGTTCAGACCGTAAGGCTAAGGCCCGTGAAGCCATCACAGCTAAGTTACTTGCTTCATTACTAGAAATGAATGGTGTAGAACGTGTGATTTCAATCGATTTCCACGCGGATCAAATTCAAGGATTCTTTAATATCCCTGTTGATTTGCTACGTGCTGCACCATTACTAGCGGAATACTTCGTTGAACATAACTTAACGGATGACCTAGTCGTTGTGTCTCCTGACCACACAGGTGCAGGTCGTGCACGTCGCTTTGCCGATTTCTTGGAAGCACCATGGGGAGTGGTTAATGATAACGTCGCCCGTACGAACCCGTCATCACCAGATGCAATTGTGGGTGAAGTTGCTGGTCGTCGTGCCATCATTATTGATGACATCATTGATACTGGTGAACGTATGGCCATTACGGCTAAGGCAGTTCGTGAAAACGGTGCGACTGAAGTTTATGTTGTGGCAACACATGCTGTGTTCTCAAATGAAGCAGGTGCTCGTTTGGGTGCAGATGACAATGTTACGAAGATTATTGTGACTGACACAAACGCCATCTCAGATGCGAACCGTTCTGACAAGCTAGAAGTGTTGTCAGTGGCGCCGGTTTTGGGACGTGCCATTCATGATATTCATGAAGAAATCTCACTAGATAAGCTACGTATCGCGCAAAATGATCCCGATACATTTAAGCTACACAAATAA
- a CDS encoding dihydroorotate oxidase, translating to MTTLTASIAGFDFDGILLNAAGINCQSIEELDQIRTAPGAASLVTKTATQHPRKGNEGIRYADMPYGSINSMGLPNYGLEYYIEYVEKYQHEKPIFLSTAGITHDEILYAMRRIQESDFDGLIELNFSCPNVPGKPQIGYDFATTEALLEQIFTFFTKRVGVKLPPYFDIAHFDQVAEILNKFPLAFVNSINSIGNGLTIDPETDTVTITPKGGFGGLGGAIAKPTALANVRAFRERLRPEIKVIGTGGVTNGRNVYDLILAGAEIVEIGTTLYQEGPAVFERLNAELIEEMQRRGYDDLSQFRGKLKTLQADPNAKNI from the coding sequence ATGACGACTTTGACAGCGAGCATTGCAGGTTTCGACTTTGATGGCATTCTTTTGAATGCTGCTGGAATTAATTGCCAATCTATTGAGGAACTAGATCAAATCCGCACTGCACCTGGTGCGGCGAGCCTAGTAACTAAGACTGCAACACAACACCCTCGTAAGGGAAACGAAGGAATTCGTTATGCAGATATGCCATATGGTTCAATTAATTCAATGGGGTTGCCAAACTACGGTTTGGAATACTACATCGAATATGTTGAAAAGTATCAACATGAAAAGCCAATTTTCCTATCAACTGCAGGAATTACACATGATGAAATTTTGTACGCCATGCGTCGTATTCAAGAATCTGATTTCGATGGATTGATTGAATTGAACTTCTCATGCCCTAACGTGCCAGGAAAGCCACAAATTGGTTATGACTTTGCGACAACAGAAGCATTGCTAGAACAAATCTTTACCTTCTTCACAAAGCGTGTTGGGGTAAAGCTACCACCTTACTTTGATATCGCACACTTTGATCAAGTTGCTGAAATCTTGAACAAGTTCCCATTGGCATTCGTTAACTCAATTAACTCAATTGGTAATGGTTTGACAATCGATCCTGAAACAGACACAGTGACTATCACACCTAAGGGTGGTTTTGGTGGCCTAGGTGGCGCAATTGCCAAGCCTACTGCCCTAGCCAACGTGCGTGCATTCCGTGAACGTCTACGTCCTGAAATTAAGGTAATTGGAACCGGTGGTGTAACAAACGGTCGTAACGTGTATGACTTGATTCTAGCTGGTGCCGAAATTGTTGAAATTGGAACAACATTGTATCAAGAAGGACCTGCCGTCTTTGAACGTTTGAACGCTGAATTGATTGAAGAAATGCAACGTCGTGGTTACGATGATTTGTCACAATTCCGTGGAAAACTAAAGACATTGCAAGCAGATCCAAACGCAAAAAACATCTAA
- the thiT gene encoding energy-coupled thiamine transporter ThiT, translating to MQQRNIRVTIEIAIFTALAIVLDQIVLFRMPQGGSISLAMLPIIVIALRRGTAVGITTGFLTGLLNFIFGGFFVNIFQMLLDYPLAVAVIGLAGVYSKTLQAQLANNQLTKAAISGSIATMISGVAALVPHTIAGVVFYASFAPKNQSVLLYSLVYNASFLIPKALVTLVVVAILIMKAPRIFTDNL from the coding sequence ATGCAACAACGTAACATTCGGGTGACAATTGAAATTGCCATCTTTACTGCCTTGGCCATCGTTTTGGACCAAATCGTGCTATTCCGTATGCCACAAGGTGGAAGCATTTCTTTGGCCATGTTGCCAATCATTGTCATCGCCCTTCGTCGTGGAACAGCTGTTGGAATCACAACTGGTTTCTTGACAGGACTATTGAACTTCATCTTTGGGGGATTCTTCGTTAACATCTTCCAAATGCTTTTGGATTACCCATTAGCTGTGGCCGTTATCGGACTAGCTGGGGTCTACTCAAAGACACTACAAGCTCAATTGGCCAACAATCAATTGACTAAGGCTGCTATTTCAGGAAGTATCGCAACAATGATTAGTGGTGTTGCTGCACTAGTACCACATACAATTGCTGGTGTGGTTTTCTATGCGAGCTTTGCGCCAAAGAACCAATCAGTCTTGCTATACTCACTTGTATACAACGCAAGTTTCTTGATTCCAAAGGCGCTTGTGACACTTGTTGTGGTGGCAATCCTAATCATGAAGGCTCCTCGTATCTTCACAGATAACTTGTAA
- the aroD gene encoding type I 3-dehydroquinate dehydratase yields MSSQLQIGKLVRQQERPLIAIAMQVKDASETKGYLQAGIDERVDVLEWRIDAWQDLRTLTVAVIKEVMVVSQRPIIFTWRTREEGGLKNYNAHDYQAVYYAAIEAGIAAIDIETNVLDDQMTTRAFAKAQGVTVIGSRHDWQYPSNLHQRLFELADMPVDVIKYAVMAENEDQANMLLAETKALFQQCEMPLITMAMGDAGSRTRLEGFRHGSQLTFAQAGQASAPGQLSVDDIAKFFADSYLNDY; encoded by the coding sequence ATGAGTAGTCAATTACAAATCGGTAAACTAGTGCGACAGCAAGAGAGACCACTAATTGCGATTGCGATGCAAGTGAAGGATGCGTCAGAAACGAAGGGCTATCTGCAAGCGGGTATTGATGAGCGAGTAGATGTGCTTGAATGGCGCATTGATGCCTGGCAAGATTTGAGAACCCTAACTGTTGCAGTCATTAAAGAGGTAATGGTAGTGAGTCAAAGACCAATTATCTTTACATGGCGTACACGTGAAGAGGGGGGCTTAAAAAACTACAATGCCCATGACTATCAAGCTGTCTATTATGCAGCAATTGAGGCAGGGATTGCAGCGATTGATATTGAAACTAACGTGTTAGATGATCAAATGACGACGCGTGCATTTGCGAAAGCGCAAGGCGTTACGGTTATTGGTTCACGACATGATTGGCAATATCCAAGTAATCTACATCAACGGCTGTTTGAGTTAGCTGACATGCCAGTAGATGTGATTAAATATGCTGTAATGGCGGAAAATGAAGATCAAGCCAATATGCTGTTAGCTGAAACAAAAGCTCTTTTTCAACAATGTGAGATGCCATTAATTACGATGGCGATGGGGGATGCAGGAAGCCGAACCCGACTAGAAGGGTTTCGTCATGGCTCTCAATTAACATTTGCCCAAGCAGGGCAAGCATCTGCGCCTGGACAATTATCAGTCGACGACATAGCAAAATTCTTTGCTGATTCATATTTGAACGATTATTAG
- a CDS encoding shikimate kinase yields MSKLILIGFMGAGKTTTAELLSQQLNVPMLDTDVMIAEETGQTPGEIFSAKGETAFRMLEKNIVQKALQQEGILATGGGVVETTVNRERLYDNPAPVYYLSGGFGQTMERIVDDMDRPILRNSSLSEIGVLWRSRLPKYEAAANVTIHTDGKTPQEIVSEIIEHYEAHYE; encoded by the coding sequence ATGAGTAAATTGATCCTAATTGGCTTTATGGGAGCGGGAAAAACAACAACCGCTGAACTCCTAAGTCAACAATTGAACGTACCAATGCTAGATACTGACGTAATGATTGCCGAAGAAACCGGGCAAACACCAGGTGAAATCTTCTCAGCAAAGGGTGAAACTGCCTTTCGAATGTTAGAAAAAAATATCGTCCAAAAAGCATTGCAACAGGAAGGTATCTTGGCGACTGGTGGCGGAGTCGTAGAAACGACCGTCAATCGTGAACGTTTATATGATAATCCTGCGCCAGTGTATTATTTGTCTGGTGGATTTGGTCAGACGATGGAGCGTATTGTGGATGATATGGATCGTCCCATCCTGCGCAATAGCAGTTTGTCTGAAATTGGTGTGTTATGGCGTAGTCGTTTACCAAAGTATGAAGCGGCAGCTAATGTGACCATCCATACTGATGGTAAGACGCCACAAGAAATTGTGTCTGAAATTATTGAACACTATGAGGCGCACTATGAGTAG
- the aroA gene encoding 3-phosphoshikimate 1-carboxyvinyltransferase: protein MAQLTLKQAQHGLQGTVRVPGDKSISHRSVMFGSVANGVTTVKGLLESADVKSTIAAFSTMDISITEHNGLWTIIGKGFQGLSEPYQPLDMGNSGTTTRLLMGLLAGQQFPLTFVGDASLSKRPLARVLDPLHSMGLELAEETAVLPVTTNGSTHLKGMTYTLPMASAQVKSAILLAGLQAEGTTTVIEPIATRDHTERMLRQFGVQVVVENHAISVSGGQQLAGTDINVPGDMSSAAFWLTAGLLVPNSQITIEQVGVNPTRIGLLRLFERMGATFPNLVTSNDVEPVMDLTVQTQQLSAIEVTAEDIPSAVDELPLLVLAATQATGTTVVTGAGELRVKESDRIAAVTNELNKLGANIEEQPDGFIVHGGTPLRVNEPTVVDVYDDHRIAMMLSIAALITDGEVILADGDIVNVSYPSFFTDLARLKK from the coding sequence ATGGCGCAACTTACATTGAAACAAGCACAACATGGATTGCAAGGGACTGTCCGTGTGCCTGGGGATAAGAGTATCTCACACCGTTCAGTAATGTTTGGAAGTGTCGCTAATGGTGTGACAACGGTCAAAGGACTGTTAGAGTCTGCTGATGTTAAAAGTACGATTGCGGCGTTTAGTACCATGGATATTTCAATCACAGAACACAATGGTCTCTGGACAATTATAGGTAAAGGATTCCAAGGCTTGTCTGAGCCGTACCAACCATTGGATATGGGGAATTCAGGAACAACGACTCGTTTGCTGATGGGACTGCTTGCAGGGCAACAATTTCCACTAACCTTTGTTGGGGACGCTAGTCTATCTAAGCGTCCATTAGCACGTGTATTAGATCCATTGCATTCAATGGGATTGGAACTAGCAGAGGAAACAGCTGTCTTGCCAGTAACCACTAACGGATCAACACATTTAAAGGGGATGACCTATACTTTACCCATGGCATCAGCCCAAGTTAAAAGTGCAATTTTATTAGCCGGATTACAAGCAGAAGGTACAACAACTGTTATTGAACCAATTGCGACACGCGATCATACTGAACGTATGTTGCGACAATTTGGCGTACAAGTGGTCGTTGAAAACCATGCGATTAGTGTGTCTGGTGGGCAACAATTAGCAGGGACGGATATTAATGTTCCGGGTGATATGTCATCAGCGGCTTTTTGGCTAACAGCAGGTCTGTTAGTGCCCAATAGTCAGATTACGATTGAACAAGTTGGGGTTAATCCAACTCGAATTGGGTTATTGCGTCTTTTTGAACGAATGGGAGCAACATTTCCAAACTTAGTGACGTCTAATGACGTCGAACCAGTGATGGACTTAACGGTACAAACACAACAGTTGTCTGCGATTGAAGTAACCGCCGAAGATATTCCAAGTGCGGTTGATGAATTACCACTTTTGGTCTTAGCTGCAACACAAGCGACCGGGACAACAGTTGTTACGGGAGCCGGCGAATTACGTGTGAAAGAATCAGACCGTATCGCGGCAGTGACTAATGAATTGAACAAATTAGGTGCCAACATTGAAGAACAGCCAGATGGGTTCATTGTCCATGGGGGGACGCCGTTGCGAGTTAACGAACCAACAGTGGTGGACGTCTATGATGATCATCGCATTGCCATGATGTTAAGTATTGCAGCGTTAATCACGGATGGTGAGGTTATCTTGGCAGATGGTGACATTGTGAATGTGTCCTATCCAAGTTTCTTTACAGACTTAGCACGACTTAAAAAATAA
- the aroC gene encoding chorismate synthase, whose protein sequence is MRYMTAGESHGPEEVAILEGIPAGMPLSAEDINHELHRRQRGYGRGARQLIEKDNVTIMGGVRHQMTLGSPIALNVHNDDHNNWTAIMDPDAVETPENSTRKVLRPRPGHADLVGGIKYGHKNDLRNVLERSSARETVMRVAVGAVARKLLKLLDIDVHGIVLNVGPVWTNTDKLLDFPNLAAMREVSEQFETRTLDADVDAKMREMLDATKLDRNTVGGTVQVMATGVPVGLGSYVSADAKLDAKIGQAILGINAFKGVEFGGGFANAEKFGSEVMDEIFWTEERGFYRGSNNLGGFEGGMTNGEMIVVKGVVKPIPTLYRPMQSVDIDTHENHRASIERSDTTAVPAAVVIAEAMVAIELAKAILDKFDADNMDTLIAQVAAYRETVREF, encoded by the coding sequence ATGCGTTATATGACAGCAGGCGAAAGCCATGGCCCAGAAGAGGTCGCTATTTTAGAAGGTATCCCGGCGGGAATGCCACTTTCAGCAGAAGATATTAATCATGAATTACACCGTCGTCAACGTGGTTATGGACGTGGTGCACGTCAACTTATTGAAAAAGATAATGTGACGATTATGGGTGGTGTCCGCCATCAAATGACCTTGGGATCACCAATTGCATTGAATGTACACAATGATGATCACAATAACTGGACAGCCATCATGGATCCAGATGCGGTAGAAACGCCTGAAAACTCAACACGTAAAGTTTTGCGACCACGGCCTGGTCATGCAGATTTGGTGGGTGGAATTAAGTACGGACATAAGAACGATTTACGTAATGTTTTAGAGCGCTCATCAGCCCGTGAAACAGTCATGCGCGTGGCAGTCGGAGCAGTGGCACGTAAGCTACTAAAGTTGTTGGACATTGATGTGCATGGAATTGTATTAAATGTCGGACCAGTTTGGACGAATACAGATAAGTTATTGGACTTCCCGAATCTTGCGGCTATGCGTGAGGTCAGTGAACAATTCGAAACACGTACATTAGATGCTGACGTAGATGCGAAGATGCGTGAAATGTTAGACGCCACGAAACTAGACCGTAATACGGTTGGTGGAACAGTACAAGTGATGGCGACCGGTGTCCCCGTTGGATTAGGATCTTACGTCTCGGCAGATGCCAAGTTAGATGCCAAAATCGGGCAAGCAATTCTAGGGATTAATGCATTCAAAGGGGTTGAATTCGGTGGTGGCTTTGCCAATGCTGAAAAGTTTGGTAGTGAAGTCATGGATGAAATTTTCTGGACTGAAGAACGTGGTTTCTATCGTGGCTCAAATAATTTAGGTGGCTTTGAAGGCGGGATGACCAACGGTGAGATGATTGTCGTTAAGGGAGTCGTTAAGCCAATTCCAACGCTATACCGTCCCATGCAAAGTGTCGATATTGATACGCACGAAAACCACCGTGCTTCTATTGAACGCTCAGATACAACGGCGGTTCCCGCAGCGGTTGTAATTGCGGAAGCGATGGTCGCAATTGAACTAGCCAAGGCAATTTTAGATAAGTTCGATGCTGACAACATGGATACATTGATTGCGCAAGTTGCTGCATATCGTGAAACTGTACGAGAATTCTAA
- the aroB gene encoding 3-dehydroquinate synthase, producing MIIVNTQDKSYEILLENGLREHLGEKVAEVWSPRQIMIITDHHVAPLYLDEVSKSLRDAGFTVTATTVTAGEGAKSMTVAEKILVRMTELGFTRTDGVFALGGGVVTDLAGVIASLYMRGVSLIQMPTSLLAQVDASIGGKTALNLAGIKNVVGTFYQPDLVLIDPTVLTTMTTRDYAAGYAEIIKMSVLAGGVFADMTEAIKSLDDVREHQMPLIDASIRFKKQIVESDVFDNGQRQILNFGHTFGHAIELLSNGKLRHGEAIAIGMVTMSDRFERDGYTEVGTTDALVKRIQAVNLPVFSELFNHPDFTETLRHDKKHRGQQIELIGLKKIGEPVLLKKTMDHLSDFIEGI from the coding sequence ATGATTATTGTCAATACACAAGACAAGTCGTATGAAATTTTGCTCGAAAATGGATTGCGCGAACATTTGGGAGAAAAAGTAGCCGAAGTGTGGTCGCCACGTCAAATTATGATTATTACTGATCATCATGTTGCACCACTATATCTGGATGAAGTATCAAAAAGTTTACGTGATGCTGGCTTCACAGTCACAGCAACAACCGTCACGGCTGGTGAAGGTGCCAAGTCGATGACAGTTGCTGAGAAGATTTTGGTCCGCATGACTGAATTAGGCTTCACCCGTACTGATGGTGTCTTTGCGTTAGGTGGTGGAGTTGTAACTGATTTGGCTGGCGTGATTGCATCACTATATATGCGTGGGGTTAGCTTAATTCAAATGCCAACTTCATTATTAGCACAAGTAGATGCTAGTATCGGTGGTAAGACTGCGTTGAATCTAGCAGGCATTAAAAATGTCGTGGGAACATTCTACCAACCAGATTTGGTCTTAATTGATCCCACAGTTTTGACCACAATGACAACTCGTGATTACGCTGCGGGGTATGCAGAAATCATCAAGATGAGTGTATTAGCTGGTGGTGTTTTTGCGGATATGACTGAAGCAATTAAATCACTAGATGATGTACGGGAACATCAAATGCCGTTGATTGATGCATCTATTCGTTTTAAAAAGCAAATTGTGGAATCTGATGTATTTGACAATGGGCAACGTCAAATTTTGAATTTTGGCCATACCTTTGGCCATGCAATTGAATTGCTTTCAAACGGTAAGCTACGTCATGGTGAAGCAATTGCGATTGGTATGGTAACAATGTCTGATCGTTTTGAACGAGATGGGTATACAGAAGTCGGAACAACAGATGCACTTGTGAAGCGGATTCAGGCAGTTAATCTGCCTGTCTTTTCAGAGTTATTTAATCATCCTGATTTTACAGAGACATTGCGTCACGATAAAAAACATCGTGGTCAACAAATTGAATTGATTGGTTTGAAAAAAATTGGTGAGCCGGTCTTGTTGAAGAAGACAATGGATCACTTGTCAGATTTTATTGAAGGAATTTAA
- the aroF gene encoding 3-deoxy-7-phosphoheptulonate synthase, whose product MIIIFRTNEEAQRVADKLLELGVQNVFVHLNRVAVAGYKQVQDLPEMIQSELPADIEIELAPANAVQVSRAFHPEDTVIETKHSNIGGDNLTVIAGPDSVENNAHIHLMAQNVKDMGSTILRGGSFKPRTNPYSFQGLGEEGLVYHREAADAAELDMMTEIMSTQDFELVDKYTDIFQVGARNMQNFSLLKVLGQQTKPVGLKRGMSATIDDLLNAAEYIMAYGNPNVFLIERGVRTFDAKYTRNTLDVMAVPVLRELTHLPILVDSSHATGKRNLVIPGARAAVAAGAQGVMFEMHEQPDAAFVDGAQAITPKVLAEALPGIRQIHDLVEG is encoded by the coding sequence ATGATAATTATTTTTCGTACGAATGAAGAAGCACAACGTGTTGCGGATAAATTACTTGAATTAGGCGTGCAAAATGTCTTTGTTCATTTGAATCGAGTCGCAGTTGCTGGATATAAGCAGGTACAAGACTTACCAGAAATGATTCAATCAGAATTACCAGCTGATATTGAGATTGAATTAGCACCAGCGAACGCTGTGCAAGTGTCACGTGCCTTTCATCCAGAAGACACAGTTATTGAAACCAAGCACAGCAATATTGGTGGCGACAATTTGACGGTTATCGCAGGACCTGATTCAGTTGAAAATAATGCGCATATTCACTTGATGGCGCAAAACGTCAAAGACATGGGAAGTACAATTCTACGTGGCGGATCATTCAAGCCACGTACCAATCCATATAGTTTCCAAGGCTTAGGGGAAGAAGGTCTTGTTTATCATCGCGAAGCAGCAGACGCTGCGGAATTGGATATGATGACTGAAATTATGTCGACACAAGATTTTGAATTGGTTGATAAGTACACTGATATTTTTCAAGTTGGGGCACGTAATATGCAGAACTTTAGTTTGTTGAAGGTATTGGGACAACAAACTAAGCCAGTTGGATTGAAGCGTGGGATGTCTGCAACCATTGACGATTTACTGAATGCCGCGGAATACATCATGGCCTATGGGAATCCAAATGTCTTTCTAATTGAACGTGGTGTCCGTACATTTGATGCCAAGTACACACGAAATACGTTAGATGTGATGGCTGTGCCGGTATTGCGTGAATTGACACACTTACCAATTTTAGTTGATTCATCACATGCCACAGGTAAGCGCAATTTGGTCATTCCTGGAGCACGTGCTGCGGTAGCGGCTGGTGCACAAGGGGTTATGTTTGAAATGCACGAACAACCTGACGCGGCGTTTGTCGATGGTGCCCAAGCGATTACGCCAAAAGTGTTAGCCGAAGCATTACCAGGGATTCGCCAAATTCACGATTTAGTGGAGGGATAA